The Pseudomonas sp. MPC6 nucleotide sequence TCGCGCGTCGTTCAATCCCCAGGTCGCCTGCGATGTCCTCGGCAATCGTGACTGTCTCGGGGTCTTCAAGGCGCTCGCGGCCCCGGTAAATGTAGAAGCCCCGCGCCGTTTTCTGTCCGTAACGACCGAGGGCATAGAGTGCGTCGGCGACCTTGCAATAGCCGGGGTCTTGCTCGATCACATCACGGCGTGATTCGCGCACCAGGAAGCCAACGTCGATGCCGGCCAGATCGGACATGCTGAACAGGCCCATGGCCAGTCCGAGGTCGGTCAGTACCTTGTCCACCTGTGCCGGGCTGGCGCCTTCGAGCAACAGGCGATGAGCTTCGCGGGAGTAGGGTTCGAGCATGCGGTTGCCAATGAAACCAAAGCACACACCGGACACCACCGGGATCTTGCCGATGCGCCTGGCGATCTTCAGCGTGGTGGCCAGTGCATCGGCTGCCGTGGCCTGGCCGCGCACCACTTCCAGCAGGCGCATCACGTTGGCCGGACTGAAGAAGTGCAGGCCGACGACATCCTGCGGGCGGCGGGTGACAGCAGCAATGGCATCGACATCCAGGGTCGAGGTGTTGCTGGCGAGGATGGCTCCAGGCTTGCACACCTCATCCAGGGTACGGAACACCTGCTGCTTGACGGCCAGGCTTTCGAATACGGCCTCGATGACCAGGTCGGCATCGGCGATGTCGGCATAGTCGAGGGTGCCGTGAAGCAGCTCCATGCGCTGTTCCAGTTGCTCGGCGGTCAACTTGCCGCGCTTGATACTGATCTGGTAGTTGTTGCGGATCTGTAGCAAGCCACGGTCCAGCGCTTCAGGCTTGAGCTCAAGCAAGGTGACCGCAATACCCGCGTTGGCAAAGCACATGGCAATGCCGCCGCCCATGGTGCCAGCGCCAATGATGGCGACTTTGTCGATGGGGCGGATCGGCGTCCGGGCATCCACCCCCGGCAGCTTGCCCACTTCACGCTCGGCGAAGAACACATGCCGCAGGGATGCCGACTGGCTGGACGATTCGACTTGCCGAAACAGTTCGGCCTCTTGCGCCAGGCCCTCGGCCAGCGGCAGGGTGCAGGCGGCTTCGAGTGCGGCCAGCACCTGCTGTGGGGCGAGCTGGCCTTTCCAGCGGCGCTCGTTGGCGCTGCGGTATTGAATGAAAAAATTATCCGGCAGGCCGCTGGCCGGATTCGGATAGGCAGGGCAAGGGCGGGCCGGGGCGTGGCTGGCGAGCAGTTCCCTGGCCCATGCGCGAGCCTCGTCCAGCAGGCTCTCGGCGCGGCCGGCCAGGCGTTCGAGCAAGCCTTGCGCCAATGCTTGCCGGGCATCGATCGGTTGGCCGCTGGCGATCATCTCCAGCGCCTGTGCCGCGCCAATCAGGCGGGGCAAGCGCTGGGTGCCGCCGGCGCCAGGGATCAGCCCCAGTTTGACTTCCGGCAGGCCAAAACGGGCATTGGGTTCGCCGATGCGGTAGCCGCAGGCAAGGGCCAGTTCCAGGCCGCCGCCCAGGGCCACGCCGGAGATCGCGGCAATCAGCGGCTTGTCCAGTTGCTCCAGGCGCTGGAGTATGGCGGGCAGGTGCGGGCTGGCGAACGCCGCCGAATGGCCGAACTCGTTGATGTCGGCACCGGCACTGAAGGGCAAGCCGTGACCGTGCACGATGATGGCGTGCACGGCCGGGTCGGCGGCCGCCTGCTCGAAGGCTTGCAGCAGCTCGGCACGCATGGCCTGGCCGAGTGCATTGACCGGCGCGTGAGACAGGCCGATCAGGGCCACTTGATGGTCGACTTGATAGTGGATCAGGGCACTCATGGAGCGTCTCCTTGCAGTCGTTGAAATGTGTGTGGGAATGGCTTCAG carries:
- a CDS encoding 3-hydroxyacyl-CoA dehydrogenase NAD-binding domain-containing protein, producing MSALIHYQVDHQVALIGLSHAPVNALGQAMRAELLQAFEQAAADPAVHAIIVHGHGLPFSAGADINEFGHSAAFASPHLPAILQRLEQLDKPLIAAISGVALGGGLELALACGYRIGEPNARFGLPEVKLGLIPGAGGTQRLPRLIGAAQALEMIASGQPIDARQALAQGLLERLAGRAESLLDEARAWARELLASHAPARPCPAYPNPASGLPDNFFIQYRSANERRWKGQLAPQQVLAALEAACTLPLAEGLAQEAELFRQVESSSQSASLRHVFFAEREVGKLPGVDARTPIRPIDKVAIIGAGTMGGGIAMCFANAGIAVTLLELKPEALDRGLLQIRNNYQISIKRGKLTAEQLEQRMELLHGTLDYADIADADLVIEAVFESLAVKQQVFRTLDEVCKPGAILASNTSTLDVDAIAAVTRRPQDVVGLHFFSPANVMRLLEVVRGQATAADALATTLKIARRIGKIPVVSGVCFGFIGNRMLEPYSREAHRLLLEGASPAQVDKVLTDLGLAMGLFSMSDLAGIDVGFLVRESRRDVIEQDPGYCKVADALYALGRYGQKTARGFYIYRGRERLEDPETVTIAEDIAGDLGIERRAISDQEIHDRCLFMLINEGIQLLDEGIAQRSSDIDLVWINGYGFPAWRGGPLHYAETLGLDVLLSRIQHYRQSLGAYGRMWLQPAPLLERLVAAGKTRIEKI